One window of the Zea mays cultivar B73 chromosome 3, Zm-B73-REFERENCE-NAM-5.0, whole genome shotgun sequence genome contains the following:
- the LOC103652312 gene encoding protein LURP-one-related 11 codes for MAITRIQPLSAHLHPRAVAATPAAGKQQQQAVYTVWMKSLVLGGHGCTVYGDDGRVAYRVDNYACSRSREAYVMDGDGRTLLKLLKKHFAAFATWKGYSYRTADSDPAGAAAGVEQEESPRPWFSVRKARRVLKQKGRQRGGGAVATVCVGGEVYRIDGVPRKSEYRIRGPGGEVVAETRRKQTGSGVALGEDVLSLTVGPAAHAERLLLVGLVVVCGLIGHSI; via the exons ATGGCCATCACCAGGATCCAGCCGCTCTCCGCCCACCTCCACCCGCGCGCCGTGGCCGCTACTCCGGCGGCCgggaagcagcagcagcaggcggtCTACACGGTGTGGATGAAGTCGCTGGTGCTGGGCggccacgggtgcaccgtctacgGCGACGACGGCCGCGTCGCCTACCGCGTCGACAACTACGCCTGCAGCCGCAGCCGCGAGGCGTACGTCATGGACGGCGACGGCAGGACGCTGCTCAAGCTGCTCAAGAAG CACTTCGCGGCGTTCGCGACATGGAAGGGCTACTCCTACCGCACCGCCGACTCCGACCCTGCAGGCGCAGCAGCTGGCGTGGAGCAGGAGGAGAGCCCCAGGCCGTGGTTCAGTGTCCGGAAGGCCCGTCGGGTCCTGAAGCAGAAGGGAAGGCAGCGCGGCGGCGGAGCCGTGGCGACGGTCTGCGTCGGCGGGGAGGTCTACAGGATCGACGGCGTGCCGCGCAAGTCGGAGTACAGGATCCGCGGCCCCGGCGGCGAGGTCGTGGCGGAGACGAGGAGGAAGCAGACGGGGTCCGGCGTGGCGCTGGGCGAAGACGTCCTGAGCCTGACGGTGGGCCCTGCGGCACACGCGGAGCGCCTGCTTCTCGTCGGGCTCGTGGTCGTCTGCGGCCTCATCGGCCACTCCATCTGA